From a region of the Streptomyces sp. NBC_00102 genome:
- a CDS encoding NCS1 family nucleobase:cation symporter-1: MTATTPPTPSTPPTPSTPPTPPPPGETPGTTGTDPSAQADPGPGGVLGHPSYVNADLLPVPVERRTWTTYNFAALWIGMAHNIPSWLLASGLVALGMDWKQAVLTIALANVIVLLPMLLTGHAGPKYGIPFPVLARASFGLRGANLPALIRAAVACAWFGIQTWIGGVGVFTLLGKIFGGWADASRIGGQPWTLWLCFVLFWALELAIIHRGMETLRRFESWAAPFVIVGAVVLLIWIAVKAGGFGPLLDEPSELGWGSDFWPVFFPALMGMIGFWSTLSLNIPDFTRFGAGQSAQVRGQTLGLPTTMTFFALLSVLVTSGSQAVYGEAIWDPVQLVAKTDNVFGLLFGLVTVLVATVSVNIAANVVSPAYDLANVVPKLINFRTGALVTGVVGVLMMPWKLTETPELYIYTWLGLVGGLLGTVAGILIADYWYVRRTVLDLPDLYEPGGRYWYRGGWNWRAVAAFLVGGLLAVGGSHSAPGAGPFPEDGLVPFLKPLADYGWAVGLASSLLLYALLSGRKTAREA, encoded by the coding sequence ATGACAGCAACCACCCCGCCCACCCCATCCACCCCGCCCACCCCATCCACCCCGCCCACCCCGCCGCCCCCGGGCGAGACGCCCGGCACCACCGGAACCGACCCGTCGGCCCAGGCCGACCCCGGCCCCGGGGGCGTCCTCGGCCACCCGTCCTACGTCAACGCGGACCTGCTCCCCGTCCCCGTGGAGCGGCGCACCTGGACCACGTACAACTTCGCCGCCCTCTGGATCGGGATGGCGCACAACATCCCGTCCTGGCTGCTCGCCTCCGGACTCGTCGCCCTCGGCATGGACTGGAAGCAGGCCGTCCTCACCATCGCGCTGGCCAATGTGATCGTGCTGCTGCCGATGCTGCTGACCGGGCACGCCGGACCCAAGTACGGCATTCCGTTCCCCGTACTGGCCCGCGCCTCCTTCGGGCTGCGCGGTGCCAACCTGCCCGCCCTGATCCGGGCCGCCGTCGCCTGCGCGTGGTTCGGCATCCAGACCTGGATCGGCGGGGTGGGCGTCTTCACGCTGCTCGGCAAGATATTCGGAGGCTGGGCCGACGCCTCCCGGATCGGCGGCCAGCCGTGGACGCTCTGGCTCTGCTTCGTCCTCTTCTGGGCCCTCGAACTCGCCATCATCCACCGGGGCATGGAGACCCTGCGCCGGTTCGAGAGCTGGGCCGCGCCCTTCGTGATCGTCGGCGCGGTGGTGCTGCTGATCTGGATCGCCGTCAAAGCCGGCGGCTTCGGCCCCCTGCTGGATGAGCCCTCGGAGCTCGGCTGGGGGAGCGACTTCTGGCCCGTCTTCTTCCCGGCCCTGATGGGCATGATCGGCTTCTGGTCCACCCTCTCCCTCAACATCCCCGACTTCACCCGCTTCGGCGCCGGCCAGAGCGCGCAGGTCCGCGGGCAGACGCTCGGCCTGCCGACCACCATGACGTTCTTCGCCCTGCTCTCCGTCCTCGTCACCTCCGGCTCGCAGGCCGTGTACGGGGAGGCGATCTGGGACCCGGTCCAGCTCGTAGCCAAGACCGACAACGTCTTCGGCCTCCTCTTCGGCCTGGTGACGGTGCTCGTCGCCACCGTCTCCGTGAACATCGCGGCCAACGTCGTCTCGCCCGCGTACGACCTCGCCAACGTCGTACCGAAGCTGATCAACTTCCGCACCGGGGCGCTCGTCACCGGGGTCGTCGGCGTGCTGATGATGCCGTGGAAGCTCACCGAGACGCCCGAGCTGTACATCTACACCTGGCTCGGCCTGGTGGGCGGCCTGCTGGGGACGGTGGCGGGCATCCTCATCGCCGACTACTGGTACGTCCGCCGCACGGTGCTCGACCTCCCGGACCTGTACGAACCCGGCGGGCGCTACTGGTACCGGGGCGGATGGAACTGGCGGGCCGTCGCCGCCTTCCTCGTCGGCGGACTCCTCGCGGTCGGCGGCTCGCACTCCGCACCCGGCGCGGGCCCCTTCCCCGAGGACGGGCTCGTCCCCTTCCTGAAGCCCCTCGCCGACTACGGCTGGGCCGTCGGCCTCGCCTCCTCGCTCCTGCTGTACGCCCTGCTCAGCGGCAGGAAAACCGCCCGGGAAGCCTGA
- a CDS encoding TIGR03842 family LLM class F420-dependent oxidoreductase — MDFGLVLQTDPPASSVVGLMRRAERNGFRYGWTFDSAVLWQEPFVIYSRILEHTERLIVGPMVTNPGTRTWEVTASTFATLNDMYGNRTVCGIGRGDSAMRVAGRRPNTLARLGEAIDVIRDLAEGREASVDGQPLRIPWVKDGRLPVWMAAYGPKALALAGQKADGFILQLADPFLTEWMIKAVRKAAADAGRDPDSVTICVAAPAYVGDDLGHAREQCRWFGGMVGNHVADLVSRYGEHSGLVPEALTAYIAGRSGYDYSHHGRSGNPDTAFVPDEIVDRFCLLGPAEAHIEKLRALRDLGVDQFAVYDMHDAREATIDAYGSTVIPALAG, encoded by the coding sequence ATGGATTTCGGACTCGTCCTCCAGACCGACCCGCCCGCCTCGTCCGTCGTCGGCCTGATGCGCCGCGCCGAACGCAACGGATTCCGGTACGGCTGGACCTTCGACTCGGCGGTGCTCTGGCAGGAGCCCTTCGTCATCTACAGCCGCATCCTCGAACACACCGAGCGCCTGATCGTCGGCCCGATGGTCACCAACCCGGGCACCCGCACCTGGGAGGTGACCGCCTCCACCTTCGCCACCCTCAACGACATGTACGGCAACCGGACCGTCTGCGGCATCGGCCGGGGCGACTCCGCGATGCGGGTCGCCGGCCGCAGGCCCAACACGCTGGCCCGGCTCGGCGAGGCGATCGACGTCATCCGCGACCTCGCCGAGGGGCGCGAGGCCTCCGTCGACGGGCAGCCGCTGCGCATTCCCTGGGTGAAGGACGGCAGGCTCCCGGTCTGGATGGCCGCGTACGGGCCCAAGGCGCTGGCGCTCGCCGGGCAGAAGGCCGACGGATTCATCCTCCAGCTCGCGGACCCGTTCCTCACCGAGTGGATGATCAAGGCGGTACGGAAGGCCGCGGCGGACGCGGGCCGCGACCCGGACTCCGTCACCATCTGCGTCGCCGCCCCGGCCTACGTGGGCGACGATCTCGGCCACGCGCGCGAGCAGTGCCGCTGGTTCGGCGGCATGGTCGGCAACCACGTCGCCGACCTGGTCTCCCGGTACGGCGAGCACTCCGGCCTGGTGCCCGAGGCCCTCACCGCGTACATCGCCGGCCGCTCCGGGTACGACTACAGCCACCACGGCCGCAGCGGCAACCCGGACACCGCCTTCGTGCCGGACGAGATCGTCGACCGCTTCTGCCTGCTCGGCCCCGCCGAGGCGCACATCGAGAAGCTGCGGGCCCTGCGCGACCTCGGCGTCGACCAGTTCGCCGTCTACGACATGCACGACGCCCGCGAGGCCACCATCGACGCCTACGGATCGACGGTCATCCCCGCCCTCGCCGGCTGA
- a CDS encoding SDR family oxidoreductase, whose protein sequence is MKRILIIGGTGSIGRLVATRLVELGHRPRVLTRDPDRARRSLPAAVEVTAGALADPTALSTAVQGIDAVVMTHGAPYGSGDYAAVDYGAVPAVLDALDGHRVPVVLMSSIGVTATGGPSRELLDWKRRGERLLRAGGLPYTIVRPGWFDAGDGPLQRADLRQGDRSEYGPVRRDHVAETIVQALLTESATGRTVEVFSADGPALTDWPGAFRAAEPDRPGDLDGARDRPGPHLRTEPERVRADLRRLAPHPPRHRNLRKQS, encoded by the coding sequence ATGAAGCGCATCCTGATCATCGGCGGCACCGGCAGTATCGGACGCCTCGTCGCCACTCGCCTGGTCGAGCTGGGCCACCGGCCACGCGTACTCACCCGCGACCCCGACCGCGCCCGCCGGTCACTGCCCGCCGCCGTCGAAGTGACGGCAGGCGCCCTGGCCGACCCGACCGCCCTGAGCACCGCCGTCCAGGGCATCGACGCCGTCGTGATGACCCACGGCGCGCCCTACGGGTCCGGCGACTACGCCGCGGTCGACTACGGCGCCGTGCCCGCGGTGCTCGACGCGCTCGACGGACATCGCGTGCCCGTGGTGCTGATGAGTTCCATCGGGGTCACCGCCACCGGCGGGCCGTCGCGCGAACTGCTCGACTGGAAGCGCCGCGGCGAGCGGCTCCTGCGGGCCGGCGGCCTGCCGTACACGATCGTCCGGCCCGGCTGGTTCGATGCCGGCGACGGCCCCCTCCAGCGCGCGGACCTGCGCCAGGGCGACCGATCCGAGTACGGGCCCGTCCGCCGCGACCACGTCGCCGAAACGATCGTCCAGGCCCTCCTGACCGAGTCCGCGACGGGCAGGACCGTGGAGGTCTTCTCCGCCGACGGACCGGCCCTCACCGACTGGCCGGGCGCTTTCCGGGCAGCCGAACCCGACCGCCCCGGCGACCTCGACGGCGCCCGCGACCGGCCCGGACCACACCTGCGTACAGAACCCGAGCGAGTCCGCGCCGACCTGCGGCGCCTCGCCCCCCACCCTCCCCGACACCGAAATCTGAGGAAACAGTCATGA
- a CDS encoding alcohol dehydrogenase catalytic domain-containing protein, whose product MKAAIFRGEKHIELGERPDPTLQDTTDAVVRVVRGCVCGSDLWYYRGINSHKVGSIGHEYIGVVEAVGEDVRDLAVGDFVIAPFTYNDGTCPACRAGFESNCTHGGAFGNGDTDGGQGEKVRAPFADATLVKVPAPADGFTDAQLASFTALSDVMCTGYHAAVSAGVKPGDTVAVVGDGAVGLSGVLAANLLGATRIIALSRHADRQAVAKEFGATDIVAERGDDAVRAVLGLTDGAGVDAALECVGTDQSIETAAGIVRAGGMIGAVGVPLYEKFAYQTLFWKNIGIKGGVAPARHYIPELLQHVLDGTINPGRVFDHTTDLDHVADAYAAMDERRAIKSLLTISQP is encoded by the coding sequence ATGAAGGCAGCCATCTTCCGAGGCGAGAAGCACATCGAGCTCGGCGAACGCCCCGACCCCACCCTCCAGGACACGACCGACGCCGTCGTCCGCGTCGTGCGGGGCTGCGTCTGCGGCTCCGACCTCTGGTACTACCGCGGCATCAACTCCCACAAGGTGGGCAGCATCGGCCACGAGTACATCGGCGTCGTCGAGGCGGTGGGCGAGGACGTGCGCGACCTGGCGGTCGGCGACTTCGTCATCGCACCCTTCACCTACAACGACGGCACCTGCCCCGCCTGCCGGGCCGGCTTCGAGTCCAACTGCACACACGGAGGAGCCTTCGGCAACGGCGACACCGACGGCGGCCAGGGCGAGAAGGTCCGCGCGCCCTTCGCCGACGCGACCCTCGTGAAGGTCCCCGCCCCCGCCGACGGATTCACCGACGCCCAGCTCGCCTCCTTCACCGCGCTCTCCGACGTCATGTGCACCGGCTACCACGCCGCCGTGAGCGCGGGCGTGAAGCCGGGCGACACCGTCGCCGTCGTAGGTGACGGCGCGGTCGGCCTCTCCGGCGTGCTGGCCGCCAACCTCCTCGGCGCCACCCGGATCATCGCGCTGAGCCGCCACGCCGACCGGCAGGCCGTCGCGAAGGAGTTCGGCGCCACCGACATCGTCGCCGAACGCGGCGACGACGCCGTCAGGGCCGTCCTCGGTCTCACCGACGGCGCCGGCGTCGACGCCGCGCTCGAATGCGTCGGCACCGACCAGTCCATCGAGACGGCCGCCGGCATCGTCCGCGCCGGCGGCATGATCGGCGCCGTCGGCGTCCCCCTCTACGAGAAGTTCGCGTACCAGACCCTCTTCTGGAAGAACATCGGCATCAAGGGCGGTGTCGCCCCCGCCCGCCACTACATCCCCGAACTCCTGCAGCACGTCCTCGACGGCACGATCAACCCCGGGCGCGTCTTCGACCACACCACCGACCTCGACCACGTCGCCGACGCCTACGCAGCCATGGACGAACGCCGCGCGATCAAGTCCCTCCTCACCATCAGCCAGCCGTAA
- a CDS encoding iron-siderophore ABC transporter substrate-binding protein: MKRHLLAAATVAVAALSLTACGTSEPSTDDSAASSAKPASQKITVTDATGTKVTLDGPATKVVATEWNVIEDLVTLGVAPVGVADVKGYAAWNTAAPLTGNPKDIGTRGEPSMDTVAALAPDLVVATDDLSPDVVAQLRKVAPVIQVTSADGADQVGTMTKGLDLIAQATGKTAEADSVKKEFEANIAKNKKALEDAGLGGASIASADGYVDANQVSVRAYTAKSLLGAMNEKLGLKNAWTVEGDKAYGLATTDVEGLTKLGDVHFSYVANDVDGDAFADNLSKNAVWKSLPFVKDGNVHRLPDGVWMFGGPRSMEAYADSLVDALTKK; encoded by the coding sequence ATGAAGCGTCACCTCCTCGCCGCGGCCACCGTCGCCGTCGCCGCCCTCTCGCTGACCGCCTGCGGCACTTCGGAGCCGTCCACGGACGACTCCGCCGCCTCCTCCGCGAAGCCCGCCTCGCAGAAGATCACCGTCACCGACGCCACCGGCACCAAGGTGACCCTCGACGGGCCGGCGACCAAGGTCGTCGCCACCGAGTGGAACGTCATCGAGGACCTGGTCACCCTGGGCGTCGCCCCCGTGGGCGTGGCGGACGTGAAGGGGTACGCCGCGTGGAACACCGCGGCCCCGCTCACCGGCAACCCGAAGGACATCGGTACCCGCGGCGAGCCGAGCATGGACACGGTCGCGGCCCTCGCGCCGGACCTCGTGGTCGCCACCGACGACCTCTCCCCCGACGTGGTGGCGCAGCTGCGCAAGGTCGCCCCGGTCATCCAGGTGACCTCCGCCGACGGCGCCGACCAGGTCGGCACGATGACCAAGGGTCTCGACCTCATAGCCCAGGCCACCGGCAAGACCGCCGAGGCGGACTCGGTGAAGAAGGAGTTCGAGGCGAACATCGCCAAGAACAAGAAGGCCCTGGAGGACGCCGGTCTCGGTGGCGCCTCCATCGCCTCCGCCGACGGTTACGTCGACGCCAACCAGGTCTCCGTCCGTGCCTACACGGCCAAGTCCCTGCTGGGCGCGATGAACGAGAAGCTCGGTCTGAAGAACGCCTGGACGGTGGAGGGCGACAAGGCGTACGGCCTCGCGACCACCGATGTCGAGGGTCTCACCAAGCTCGGTGACGTCCACTTCAGCTACGTCGCCAACGACGTGGACGGCGACGCGTTCGCGGACAACCTGTCGAAGAACGCGGTCTGGAAGTCGCTCCCGTTCGTCAAGGACGGCAACGTGCACCGGCTGCCCGACGGCGTCTGGATGTTCGGCGGCCCGCGCTCGATGGAGGCGTACGCCGACTCCCTCGTCGACGCCCTGACGAAGAAGTAG
- a CDS encoding ABC transporter ATP-binding protein has product MRAGESISGAAYAPAVVGAPPTRGHGLAADAVTVAYGRTDVVHAASLALRPAEVTALVGPNGSGKSTLLRTLARLQNARSGSLTVDAGTEEATDGFALGAREFARCVALLTQSRSTPGGLSVRDVVEFGRYPHRGRWGRPDPEGAAAVDRALALTGVEDLAGRGVEQLSGGQLQRVWLASCLAQETGVLLLDEPTTYLDLRYQVELLDLIRDLADLHGIAVGVVLHDLDQAAAVADRVALLHAGRVVADGAPEDVFTPELLSDVYGIRIDVDTDPSTGRLRTRAIGRHHSRSERLSTSS; this is encoded by the coding sequence ATGAGAGCTGGTGAGAGCATTTCCGGCGCGGCGTACGCCCCTGCCGTTGTCGGCGCGCCGCCTACGCGCGGTCACGGACTGGCCGCCGACGCGGTGACCGTCGCCTACGGCCGGACGGACGTGGTGCACGCGGCGAGTCTCGCCCTGCGTCCCGCCGAGGTGACCGCGCTGGTGGGTCCGAACGGCAGCGGCAAGTCGACGCTGCTGCGCACTCTCGCCCGGCTCCAGAACGCGCGCAGCGGTTCGCTCACCGTGGACGCGGGCACCGAGGAGGCCACCGACGGCTTCGCACTCGGGGCCCGTGAATTCGCCCGGTGCGTCGCGCTGCTGACGCAGTCCCGGTCCACCCCGGGCGGCCTCAGCGTCCGGGACGTGGTCGAGTTCGGCCGCTACCCGCACCGGGGCCGCTGGGGCCGTCCGGACCCGGAAGGCGCCGCCGCGGTGGACCGCGCGCTCGCCCTCACCGGCGTCGAGGACCTCGCCGGACGGGGCGTCGAACAGCTCTCCGGCGGGCAGCTCCAGCGCGTCTGGCTGGCGAGCTGCCTGGCGCAGGAGACCGGCGTCCTGCTCCTGGACGAACCGACCACCTATCTCGACCTCCGCTACCAGGTCGAACTCCTCGACCTGATCCGCGATCTCGCCGACCTCCACGGCATCGCCGTGGGTGTCGTCCTCCACGACCTCGACCAGGCGGCGGCCGTCGCCGACCGGGTCGCCCTGCTCCACGCGGGACGCGTCGTCGCCGACGGCGCGCCCGAGGACGTGTTCACACCGGAGTTGCTGTCCGACGTCTACGGAATCCGTATCGACGTCGACACCGATCCGTCCACGGGCCGGCTGCGCACCCGCGCGATAGGCCGCCACCACTCCAGATCCGAAAGGCTCAGCACCTCCTCATGA
- the nadE gene encoding ammonia-dependent NAD(+) synthetase, whose amino-acid sequence MVTLREQIIADLGVKAAVEPKVEIRQRVDFLKDYLRSTPAKGYVLGISGGQDSTLTGKLCQLAAEELRAEGHEATFLAVRLPYGVQADEHDAQIALEFIGPDRSVAVNVKPGADTVSAEVARALAQLSEEEPELRDFVRGNVKARERMVIQYGLAGQLGLLVVGTDHAAEAVTGFFTKYGDGGVDLTPLTGLTKRQGAALLSELGAPESTWEKVPTADLEDGRPALPDEVALGLKYSEIDDYLEGAEVAPGVAARLESIYQASRHKRTVPATPLDDWWKS is encoded by the coding sequence ATGGTGACCCTCAGGGAGCAGATTATCGCCGACCTCGGCGTCAAGGCGGCAGTGGAACCGAAGGTGGAGATCCGGCAGCGGGTCGACTTCCTCAAGGACTACCTCCGGTCGACCCCGGCCAAGGGCTATGTGCTCGGGATCAGCGGCGGGCAGGACTCCACGCTGACCGGCAAGTTGTGCCAGCTGGCGGCCGAGGAGCTGCGGGCCGAGGGGCACGAGGCCACCTTCCTCGCGGTGCGGCTGCCGTACGGCGTGCAGGCCGACGAGCACGACGCGCAGATCGCGCTGGAGTTCATCGGTCCGGACCGTTCGGTCGCGGTGAACGTCAAGCCGGGCGCGGACACCGTCTCCGCCGAGGTTGCCCGCGCACTGGCCCAGCTCTCCGAAGAGGAGCCGGAGCTGCGGGACTTCGTGCGCGGCAACGTCAAGGCTCGTGAGCGCATGGTGATCCAGTACGGGCTCGCCGGCCAGTTGGGGCTGCTCGTCGTGGGTACCGACCACGCGGCCGAGGCGGTGACCGGCTTCTTCACGAAGTACGGCGACGGAGGGGTGGACCTGACCCCGCTCACCGGACTGACCAAGCGTCAGGGTGCCGCGCTGCTCAGCGAGTTGGGCGCACCGGAGAGCACCTGGGAGAAGGTGCCGACGGCGGATCTGGAGGACGGCCGCCCCGCATTGCCGGACGAGGTCGCGCTCGGCCTGAAGTACTCCGAGATCGACGACTACCTGGAGGGTGCGGAGGTCGCCCCCGGTGTTGCGGCGAGGCTGGAGTCGATCTACCAGGCGTCCCGGCACAAGCGCACCGTCCCTGCGACCCCGCTCGACGACTGGTGGAAGAGCTGA
- a CDS encoding MFS transporter produces the protein MTTSTRPLTSPRNTRAEKPAHPRAILAIILVSYFLILLDNSVIFTGLPSIASSMNLDAGGLAWVQDAYTLAFGGLLLLGARLGDLLGRRRVFVGGLAVFVTASFLIGVSPAGWWLIAARAVQGVGAAVVAPSALSLLTASFPAGEQRSRAVAWYAATAGIGSSAGLLVGGAAAEWISWRAGFFINVPLGIAMAVLAPRYLPVQQPKQGRFDLTGALAATLGTGALVFGIIESAERGWSSPLVVTALLVAAAVLTALVRHEARVPQPIMPLRLFTDRRRWGAYAARFLYLGAMMGFFFFTTQLMQDVLGFTAFQAGLGFLPMTAVNFAVATLIPRVVRRYGDASALVAGVALTLAGMAWLAQVDATSTYLTSLALPMVLIGLGQGLAFAPLTSFGIIGVRARDAGAASGLVNAAHQLGMATGLAVLVAASAKAGGLATGISTALTWGTGLLALCLIVALTIIVPAQRAQNAANRQEVRA, from the coding sequence ATGACGACCTCGACCCGACCACTCACCAGCCCGCGGAACACGCGGGCGGAGAAACCCGCACACCCGCGGGCCATCCTGGCGATCATCCTGGTCAGCTACTTTTTGATCCTGCTCGACAACTCCGTCATCTTCACCGGCCTGCCCTCGATCGCCTCGTCGATGAACCTCGACGCGGGCGGCCTGGCGTGGGTGCAGGACGCCTACACGCTCGCCTTCGGCGGGCTGCTCCTGCTGGGTGCGCGGCTCGGCGACCTGCTCGGCCGCCGCCGCGTCTTCGTCGGTGGCCTGGCGGTGTTCGTGACGGCCTCGTTCCTGATCGGCGTCTCACCGGCCGGCTGGTGGCTGATCGCGGCCCGCGCCGTGCAGGGCGTCGGCGCGGCGGTCGTCGCACCGTCCGCCCTGTCTCTGCTGACCGCGAGCTTCCCGGCCGGTGAACAGCGCTCCCGCGCCGTCGCGTGGTACGCCGCCACCGCCGGGATCGGCTCAAGCGCCGGCCTGCTGGTGGGGGGCGCCGCCGCGGAGTGGATCTCGTGGCGGGCCGGGTTCTTCATCAACGTTCCGCTCGGCATCGCGATGGCGGTGCTGGCGCCGCGCTACCTTCCCGTCCAGCAGCCCAAGCAGGGCCGCTTCGACCTGACCGGTGCCCTCGCCGCGACCCTGGGAACCGGCGCGCTGGTGTTCGGGATCATCGAGTCCGCCGAACGGGGCTGGTCCAGCCCCCTCGTCGTCACGGCGCTCCTGGTCGCCGCCGCGGTCCTGACCGCGCTGGTGCGCCACGAAGCGCGCGTCCCCCAGCCGATCATGCCGCTGAGGCTGTTCACCGACCGGCGCCGCTGGGGTGCGTACGCCGCCCGGTTCCTCTACCTCGGCGCGATGATGGGTTTCTTCTTCTTCACCACTCAGCTCATGCAGGACGTGCTCGGTTTCACGGCGTTCCAGGCCGGCCTGGGCTTCCTGCCGATGACCGCGGTCAACTTCGCCGTCGCCACGCTCATCCCGCGCGTCGTGCGCCGCTACGGTGACGCCTCCGCGCTCGTCGCCGGCGTCGCCCTCACCCTGGCCGGGATGGCCTGGCTGGCACAGGTCGACGCCACCAGCACCTACCTCACCTCCCTCGCACTGCCCATGGTCCTCATCGGCCTCGGCCAGGGCCTGGCCTTCGCTCCGCTGACGAGCTTCGGCATCATCGGCGTGCGAGCGCGGGACGCCGGAGCCGCGAGCGGCCTGGTCAACGCCGCGCACCAGCTCGGCATGGCCACCGGACTCGCCGTCCTCGTCGCCGCGTCGGCGAAGGCCGGCGGCCTCGCCACCGGCATATCGACCGCCCTCACCTGGGGCACCGGCCTGCTCGCCCTGTGCCTGATCGTGGCCCTCACGATCATCGTCCCGGCTCAGCGAGCACAGAACGCCGCGAACCGACAGGAGGTCCGGGCATGA
- a CDS encoding helix-turn-helix domain-containing protein, with amino-acid sequence MEFTHQELARLRLAPDVDPLWEAALSLHLLQNRSAPLTFDPWRREVSAALRVAGLVPATRTLMRLCPDRSYFPDFLTPGRGDTDLDAGLERLLSTPRPRLRAELTRLYAHTGHPVPTAVRPLADGCPRALRRLGSALRAYHRVAVEPYLGAIRAQAEADRTARAEAVLAHGAEGLLLGYDELPGWRYRDRTLSAPYPKDRELALRGRTLTLLPAFFCVRSPITLADEELPPVLVHPLSPAPGWLERRHPGGGAPAAQLIGASRAELLRILDRPMTTMDLAAALRLAPSTASRHATVLREAGLLLSQRQGVRVLHHRTRLGRAVLEGALR; translated from the coding sequence GTGGAGTTCACGCACCAGGAGCTGGCCCGACTGCGTCTCGCGCCGGACGTGGACCCGCTGTGGGAGGCCGCGCTGAGCCTGCATCTGCTCCAGAACCGATCGGCACCCCTGACGTTCGACCCGTGGCGCCGCGAGGTGAGCGCGGCCCTGCGGGTGGCCGGGCTCGTCCCCGCGACCCGCACGCTGATGCGGCTGTGCCCGGACCGCTCGTACTTCCCCGACTTCCTGACGCCAGGTCGCGGGGACACCGATCTCGACGCCGGGCTCGAACGGCTGCTCTCCACCCCCCGGCCCCGTCTGCGCGCCGAACTCACCCGGCTGTACGCGCACACCGGCCACCCCGTACCCACGGCCGTACGCCCTCTGGCCGACGGCTGCCCCCGGGCGCTGCGCCGGCTCGGCTCCGCCCTGCGCGCCTACCACCGGGTGGCGGTCGAGCCCTACCTCGGGGCGATACGCGCACAGGCCGAGGCGGACCGGACCGCGCGCGCCGAAGCCGTCCTCGCCCACGGCGCGGAGGGCCTCCTCCTCGGCTACGACGAACTGCCGGGGTGGCGCTACCGGGACCGCACCCTGTCGGCGCCGTACCCGAAGGACCGCGAACTCGCTTTACGGGGACGCACCTTGACGCTTCTGCCGGCCTTCTTCTGCGTCCGCTCCCCGATCACCCTCGCCGACGAGGAGCTGCCTCCCGTGCTCGTCCACCCGCTCTCCCCCGCGCCCGGCTGGCTCGAACGCCGCCACCCCGGCGGCGGCGCCCCGGCGGCGCAGCTCATCGGCGCCTCCCGCGCGGAGCTGCTGCGGATCCTGGACCGCCCGATGACCACGATGGACCTCGCGGCGGCGCTCCGGCTCGCACCGTCGACCGCCAGCAGGCACGCCACCGTGCTGCGGGAGGCGGGGCTGCTGCTCTCCCAGCGCCAGGGGGTCCGGGTGCTCCACCACCGGACCCGGCTGGGGCGGGCGGTACTGGAGGGGGCGCTGCGGTGA
- a CDS encoding helix-turn-helix transcriptional regulator — protein MAALNDSSRNSPRDELRAFLTSRRAKITPDQAGLPVYGERRRVTGLRREEAALLAGISVEYYTRLERGTVGSVSEGVLEGLVHALQLDEAERDHLFRLVRTASTATPRAPRRAPAKARVRPTVQRMLDQMPMPSYLRNGRFDILAANDLGRALYSPLYDHAAAHTPGEPPNSARFCFFAPAAADFFVDHDQVANDCVAYLRAEAGRDPYDKGLTALIGELSTRSEDFRRRWAAHDVRYHRSGRKRFHHPFVGLLELDYEALDLAGDAGQRLNVYTAPPDSASEEALGLLASWVAREPAPATED, from the coding sequence ATGGCCGCCCTCAACGACTCCAGCCGCAACAGCCCGCGGGACGAGCTGCGCGCGTTCCTCACCAGCCGACGGGCCAAGATCACCCCCGATCAGGCCGGCCTGCCGGTGTACGGGGAGCGCCGCCGCGTCACCGGGCTGCGCCGCGAGGAGGCCGCCCTGCTGGCCGGGATCAGCGTGGAGTACTACACCCGCCTCGAACGCGGCACCGTCGGCAGCGTCTCCGAGGGCGTGCTGGAGGGGCTGGTGCACGCCCTCCAGCTCGACGAGGCCGAGCGCGACCATCTCTTCCGGCTGGTCCGTACCGCGAGTACGGCCACGCCCCGCGCCCCCAGGCGCGCACCGGCGAAGGCGAGGGTGCGGCCGACCGTCCAGCGCATGCTCGACCAGATGCCGATGCCGTCCTACCTGCGCAACGGCCGCTTCGACATCCTGGCCGCCAACGACCTCGGCCGCGCCCTGTACAGCCCGCTCTACGACCACGCCGCCGCCCACACCCCCGGCGAGCCGCCGAACAGCGCCCGCTTCTGCTTCTTCGCCCCGGCCGCCGCGGACTTCTTCGTCGACCACGATCAGGTGGCCAACGACTGCGTGGCGTATCTGCGCGCCGAGGCCGGGCGCGACCCCTACGACAAGGGGCTCACCGCGCTGATAGGGGAGCTCTCCACCCGCAGCGAGGACTTCCGCCGTCGGTGGGCCGCCCATGACGTCCGCTACCACCGCTCCGGGCGCAAGCGTTTCCACCATCCGTTCGTCGGACTCCTCGAACTCGACTACGAGGCGCTCGACCTCGCCGGCGACGCCGGCCAGCGACTCAACGTCTACACCGCGCCCCCCGACTCCGCCTCCGAGGAGGCGCTCGGTCTTCTCGCGAGCTGGGTCGCCCGCGAGCCCGCACCCGCGACGGAGGACTGA